From a single Phalacrocorax carbo chromosome 10, bPhaCar2.1, whole genome shotgun sequence genomic region:
- the PTGR2 gene encoding prostaglandin reductase 2 isoform X2, whose protein sequence is MIIQRVVLNSRPGKNGVPVAENFRLEQTTIADTIQAGQVRVRTLYLSVDPYMRCRMNEDTGSDYLLPWQLSEVADGGGIGVVEESKHDNLAKGDFVTSFSWPWQTVAILDGSMLQKLVPQLVNGRLSYFLGAAGITGLTALLGIKEKGHVTVGAGQTMVVSGAAGACGSLAGQIGRLEGCSRVVGIAGTDEKCSILVQEMGFDAAINYKKGNVAEQLRELCPGGVDVYFDNVGGVISDTVISQMNQNSHIILCGQISQYNKDVPYPPPLPPDIEKIQKERNITRERFLVLNYMNKQEASVLQLCQWIQEGKLKVRETMVEGLANIGAAFQSLMNGGNIGKQIVSVSK, encoded by the exons CCCTG GTAAGAATGGAGTGCCAGTGGCTGAAAACTTCCGACTGGAACAAACTACAATAGCAGATACGATCCAAGCAGGACAAGTGCGTGTTAGAACCCTTTATCTCTCTGTGGACCCTTACATG CGCTGCCGAATGAACGAGGATACGGGCTCAGATTacctcctgccctggcagctgTCTGAAGTTGCCGATGGTGGTGGCATTGGGGTTGTGGAGGAGAGCAAGCACGATAACCTTGCTAAAGGAGACTTTGTGACATCCTTCAGTTGGCCCTGGCAGACAGTGGCCATTCTAGATGGAAGCATGCTACAAAAG cTTGTTCCACAGCTTGTAAATGGACGCCTTTCCTACTTTCTCGGTGCAGCTGGCATCACGGGACTGACGGCCCTCTTAGGTATAAAGGAGAAAGGGCACGTGACTGTGGGTGCAGGTCAGACGATGGTGGTGAGTGGAGCAGCTGGTGCCTGTGGCTCTTTGGCTGGCCAG ATTGGCCGCCTGGAGGGCTGCTCTAGAGTGGTGGGGATTGCTGGCACAGATGAAAAGTGTTCCATTTTGGTCCAAGAAATGGGGTTTGATGCTGCTATCAATTACAAGAAGGGGAATGTGGCGGAGCAGCTACGTGAACTCTGCCCAGGTGGCGTGGATGTTTACTTTGACAATGTTGGTGGAGTCATCAGTGATACAGTCATAAGTCAG ATGAATCAGAACAGCCATATCATCCTGTGTGGACAGATTTCTCAGTATAACAAAGATGTGCCTTATCCTCCTCCGCTGCCTCCTGatatagaaaaaatacagaaagaaaggaatatCACAAG ggAAAGATTCTTAGTGCTGAACTATATGAACAAACAAGAAGCTAGTGTGTTACAACTCTGTCAGTGGATCCAAGAGGGTAAACTGAAG GTCAGAGAGACCATGGTAGAAGGCTTAGCAAACATTGGTG ctgctttccagtccCTGATGAATGGAGGCAATATTGGAAAACAGATCGTCTCAGTTTCTAAGTAA
- the PTGR2 gene encoding prostaglandin reductase 2 isoform X1, which yields MPGIECEIAAKAGMIIQRVVLNSRPGKNGVPVAENFRLEQTTIADTIQAGQVRVRTLYLSVDPYMRCRMNEDTGSDYLLPWQLSEVADGGGIGVVEESKHDNLAKGDFVTSFSWPWQTVAILDGSMLQKLVPQLVNGRLSYFLGAAGITGLTALLGIKEKGHVTVGAGQTMVVSGAAGACGSLAGQIGRLEGCSRVVGIAGTDEKCSILVQEMGFDAAINYKKGNVAEQLRELCPGGVDVYFDNVGGVISDTVISQMNQNSHIILCGQISQYNKDVPYPPPLPPDIEKIQKERNITRERFLVLNYMNKQEASVLQLCQWIQEGKLKVRETMVEGLANIGAAFQSLMNGGNIGKQIVSVSK from the exons CCCTG GTAAGAATGGAGTGCCAGTGGCTGAAAACTTCCGACTGGAACAAACTACAATAGCAGATACGATCCAAGCAGGACAAGTGCGTGTTAGAACCCTTTATCTCTCTGTGGACCCTTACATG CGCTGCCGAATGAACGAGGATACGGGCTCAGATTacctcctgccctggcagctgTCTGAAGTTGCCGATGGTGGTGGCATTGGGGTTGTGGAGGAGAGCAAGCACGATAACCTTGCTAAAGGAGACTTTGTGACATCCTTCAGTTGGCCCTGGCAGACAGTGGCCATTCTAGATGGAAGCATGCTACAAAAG cTTGTTCCACAGCTTGTAAATGGACGCCTTTCCTACTTTCTCGGTGCAGCTGGCATCACGGGACTGACGGCCCTCTTAGGTATAAAGGAGAAAGGGCACGTGACTGTGGGTGCAGGTCAGACGATGGTGGTGAGTGGAGCAGCTGGTGCCTGTGGCTCTTTGGCTGGCCAG ATTGGCCGCCTGGAGGGCTGCTCTAGAGTGGTGGGGATTGCTGGCACAGATGAAAAGTGTTCCATTTTGGTCCAAGAAATGGGGTTTGATGCTGCTATCAATTACAAGAAGGGGAATGTGGCGGAGCAGCTACGTGAACTCTGCCCAGGTGGCGTGGATGTTTACTTTGACAATGTTGGTGGAGTCATCAGTGATACAGTCATAAGTCAG ATGAATCAGAACAGCCATATCATCCTGTGTGGACAGATTTCTCAGTATAACAAAGATGTGCCTTATCCTCCTCCGCTGCCTCCTGatatagaaaaaatacagaaagaaaggaatatCACAAG ggAAAGATTCTTAGTGCTGAACTATATGAACAAACAAGAAGCTAGTGTGTTACAACTCTGTCAGTGGATCCAAGAGGGTAAACTGAAG GTCAGAGAGACCATGGTAGAAGGCTTAGCAAACATTGGTG ctgctttccagtccCTGATGAATGGAGGCAATATTGGAAAACAGATCGTCTCAGTTTCTAAGTAA